In Janibacter cremeus, a genomic segment contains:
- a CDS encoding (2Fe-2S)-binding protein has protein sequence MTRISVQVDGVEYTDDVEPRTLLVHYLREQLGKTGTVVGCDTSNCGACTVHLDGSSVKSCTVLAVQADGQAVDTVEGLAKDGELHPMQQAFTDCHSLQCGYCTPGMIMASIDLLKDNPDPTEEEIRTGLEGNLCRCTGYQNIVRAVQQVAGSERS, from the coding sequence ATGACCCGGATCAGTGTCCAAGTCGACGGTGTCGAGTACACCGACGACGTCGAACCACGCACGCTGCTGGTGCACTACCTGCGCGAGCAGCTCGGCAAGACCGGGACGGTGGTGGGGTGCGACACGAGCAACTGCGGCGCGTGCACCGTGCACCTCGACGGGTCGAGCGTGAAGTCCTGCACCGTGCTGGCCGTCCAGGCCGACGGCCAGGCCGTCGACACCGTCGAGGGCCTGGCGAAGGACGGCGAGCTGCACCCCATGCAGCAGGCCTTCACCGACTGCCACTCGCTGCAGTGCGGCTACTGCACGCCGGGGATGATCATGGCCTCCATCGACCTGCTCAAGGACAACCCCGACCCCACCGAGGAGGAGATCCGTACGGGGCTGGAGGGCAACCTCTGCCGGTGCACCGGGTACCAGAACATCGTGCGGGCCGTGCAGCAGGTCGCGGGGAGTGAGCGGTCATGA
- a CDS encoding PucR family transcriptional regulator, with translation MDTSEEHGLLSQLLTSARAERVEPITERLVASIARENFAYDFSGVVPDGDLWRSCHDNVERVLDMLVVAVRPDGSLTSVEDMDLLFDAARATGRRRAKQGLPLDDVLRSYRIGGRLIWEDLVERADPPLDSKSFRDLGVWLWASVDKSSAEVASSYRRVEQQMLHADSQRMAALWEGLLSGRAREQAFAHEAARAMDVPASSALLVLLVHDSTPQDAAGAVDPVVQPLGAGAVWQGRAGGDVIALVTLSAQGDHRPVLDALTGLSGVDGGVSGVCHGLADVDDAFEQARVAAEGLGSGSGIAAYDERLVPALLLSSPQITRRLIAYWLGPLLDLPDAERAELVLTLAAWAEAGGSTSRAALALPCHRNTVLNRLRRISALTGHRLLDTPPPVGLSLALQAHSLDIA, from the coding sequence ATGGACACCAGCGAGGAGCACGGTCTGCTGTCACAGTTGCTCACCAGTGCCCGCGCGGAGCGTGTGGAGCCCATCACCGAACGTCTCGTCGCGTCCATCGCGCGGGAGAACTTCGCCTACGACTTCAGCGGGGTCGTCCCCGACGGCGACCTGTGGCGCTCCTGCCACGACAACGTCGAGCGGGTGCTGGACATGCTGGTCGTCGCGGTCCGACCCGACGGCAGCCTGACGTCGGTCGAGGACATGGATCTGCTGTTCGACGCGGCCAGAGCCACCGGTCGACGCCGCGCCAAGCAGGGCCTGCCCCTCGACGACGTGCTGCGGTCCTACCGCATCGGCGGCCGCCTGATCTGGGAGGACCTCGTCGAACGCGCCGACCCGCCGCTCGACTCCAAGAGCTTCCGCGATCTCGGTGTGTGGCTCTGGGCCAGCGTCGACAAGTCCTCGGCCGAGGTGGCCAGCTCCTACCGCAGAGTCGAGCAGCAGATGCTGCACGCCGACTCACAGCGGATGGCAGCGTTGTGGGAAGGCCTGCTCAGCGGTCGCGCCCGGGAGCAGGCCTTTGCGCACGAGGCGGCCCGCGCCATGGACGTGCCGGCATCCTCTGCGCTGCTGGTGCTGCTGGTGCACGACAGCACCCCACAGGACGCAGCCGGTGCGGTCGATCCCGTCGTACAGCCTCTCGGAGCGGGGGCCGTGTGGCAGGGGCGGGCCGGGGGTGACGTCATCGCCCTCGTCACCCTGTCCGCGCAGGGCGATCACCGCCCTGTGCTCGATGCGCTGACCGGGCTGTCCGGCGTCGATGGCGGTGTATCCGGCGTCTGTCACGGCTTGGCCGACGTCGACGATGCCTTCGAGCAGGCTCGGGTGGCGGCCGAGGGGCTCGGTTCGGGCAGTGGCATCGCTGCCTACGACGAGCGGCTCGTGCCCGCCCTGCTGCTCAGCTCGCCCCAGATCACCCGCCGGCTCATCGCGTACTGGCTCGGGCCCCTCCTCGACCTGCCCGACGCGGAGCGGGCCGAGCTGGTGCTGACCTTGGCGGCATGGGCCGAGGCAGGTGGGTCGACCAGTCGTGCCGCCCTGGCGTTGCCGTGTCACCGCAACACCGTGCTCAATCGCCTGCGGCGGATCTCGGCCCTGACCGGTCACCGGCTCCTGGACACCCCACCGCCAGTGGGTCTGTCGCTGGCCCTGCAGGCCCACTCGCTCGACATCGCCTGA
- a CDS encoding RNA polymerase sigma factor, producing the protein MPSSEVGLPPFELVVTEHGPRVLAICRSRLDPADVDDAWSETFLAALSAWPDLPPDLDAAAWLATVARRKCTDVHRARARRRADPVAELPDVPGEDDPHDDEGVWRHVAELPTKQRQVITYRYLGGLSHARVAELVGGTEAAARRAASDGLKTLREKEIR; encoded by the coding sequence ATGCCCTCTTCTGAGGTGGGACTGCCTCCCTTCGAGCTCGTGGTCACCGAGCACGGACCGCGGGTGCTCGCGATCTGCCGCTCCCGCCTCGACCCGGCGGACGTCGACGACGCGTGGAGCGAGACCTTCCTCGCGGCGCTGTCCGCGTGGCCGGACCTGCCGCCGGACCTCGACGCCGCGGCCTGGCTGGCGACCGTCGCCCGTCGCAAGTGCACCGACGTCCACCGGGCCCGCGCCCGTCGTCGCGCCGATCCGGTCGCCGAGCTACCGGACGTCCCGGGCGAGGACGACCCGCACGACGACGAAGGGGTGTGGCGGCACGTCGCCGAGCTGCCCACCAAGCAACGCCAGGTGATCACCTACCGGTACCTCGGCGGGTTGTCCCACGCCCGGGTCGCCGAGCTCGTCGGCGGCACCGAGGCGGCCGCCCGTCGCGCGGCCAGCGACGGGCTGAAGACCCTGCGGGAGAAGGAGATCCGATGA
- a CDS encoding xanthine dehydrogenase family protein molybdopterin-binding subunit, with protein sequence MTAVDDKPTSTTSQIGVSRKRKEDRHLVTGRTTWVDNMILPGMVHLAILRSPMAHAKIASIDVSGARTAPGVLGAWSGRDFADVQGDLPCAWPVTPDMVNPGAPSLAVDQVNFAGDAVAVVAARTKGEAVDALEEIDVDYEPLPAVLDLEAALADGADLVHESAGTNKSYSWELDSAAAGSGGSVEDAARDAEVTVKRRFIQQRLSPGFMEPRSVVVQPADEAVTIWSSTQIPHILRTMLGLTLGIDEHKVRVVAPDVGGGFGGKITITPEEVIATLVARELGRPAKYTESRSESMSAAHHGRGQIQDLTITATRDGKVTGLDVHLIADMGAYLRLLTPGVPVLGAFMFPGIYKFPSYRFRCDGVFTTKVPTDAYRGAGRPEATFGIERIMDELAAELDMDPLELRRKNWITHEEFPFTTVAGLTYDSGNYEAATEKALELAGWEELKAEQARRRESNDPVQLGLGISTFTEMCGLAPSRVLGSLDYAAGGWESASVRVLPTGKVEVVTGISPHGQGHVTGFSQIVADRLGVPFEDVEIIHGDTQSSPKGLDTYGSRSLTVGGVAVVQAVDKVIEKARKIAAHMMEANEDDLEYADGKFSVAGAPSSSVPFGDIAFAVFSAHDLPEGMEPTLNSEATYDPGNFSFPHGTHLCAVEVDTETGHVAIRTYACVDDIGTPINPMLIDGQVHGGLAQGIAQALYEEAVYDDDGNLVTGSFVDYTLPTAADLPTFHTDRTVTPSTDNPLGVKGVGEAGTIASTPAVVNAVVDALRPLGINDITMPCTPERVWRAIQDHANGSEGAAR encoded by the coding sequence ATGACCGCCGTCGACGACAAGCCGACCAGCACGACCTCGCAGATCGGTGTCTCGCGCAAGCGTAAGGAGGACCGCCACCTCGTCACCGGACGCACCACCTGGGTGGACAACATGATCCTGCCGGGCATGGTCCATCTGGCCATCCTGCGCAGCCCGATGGCCCACGCGAAGATCGCCTCGATCGACGTCAGCGGCGCTCGCACGGCGCCCGGTGTCCTCGGCGCGTGGTCGGGTCGCGACTTCGCCGACGTCCAGGGAGACCTGCCCTGCGCCTGGCCGGTCACGCCCGACATGGTCAACCCGGGGGCGCCGTCCCTGGCCGTCGACCAGGTCAACTTCGCCGGTGACGCGGTCGCCGTCGTCGCCGCCCGCACCAAGGGCGAGGCGGTCGACGCGCTCGAGGAGATCGACGTCGACTACGAGCCCCTGCCGGCGGTCCTCGACCTCGAGGCCGCGCTCGCCGACGGTGCCGACCTCGTCCACGAGTCCGCTGGCACCAACAAGTCCTACTCCTGGGAGCTGGACTCCGCGGCCGCCGGCTCCGGCGGGTCCGTCGAGGACGCGGCCCGCGACGCCGAGGTGACGGTGAAGCGGCGCTTCATCCAGCAGCGCCTCAGCCCCGGCTTCATGGAGCCGCGCTCGGTGGTCGTCCAACCGGCCGACGAGGCGGTGACGATCTGGTCGAGCACGCAGATCCCACACATCCTGCGCACGATGCTCGGCCTGACCCTGGGCATCGACGAGCACAAGGTCCGGGTCGTCGCGCCCGACGTCGGAGGTGGTTTCGGTGGCAAGATCACCATCACGCCGGAGGAGGTCATCGCGACCCTCGTGGCCCGCGAGCTGGGCCGCCCGGCCAAGTACACCGAGTCGCGCTCGGAGTCGATGTCGGCCGCGCACCACGGTCGCGGCCAGATCCAGGACCTGACCATCACCGCCACCCGGGACGGGAAGGTGACCGGTCTGGACGTCCACCTCATCGCCGACATGGGTGCGTACCTGCGGTTGCTCACACCGGGCGTCCCGGTGCTCGGGGCCTTCATGTTCCCCGGCATCTACAAGTTCCCGTCCTACCGCTTCCGGTGCGACGGGGTCTTCACGACCAAGGTGCCCACCGACGCCTACCGCGGCGCCGGCCGGCCCGAGGCCACCTTCGGCATCGAGCGGATCATGGACGAGCTCGCGGCCGAGCTGGACATGGACCCGCTCGAGCTGCGGCGCAAGAACTGGATCACGCACGAGGAGTTCCCCTTCACCACCGTCGCGGGGCTCACCTACGACTCCGGCAACTACGAGGCGGCGACCGAGAAGGCCCTCGAGCTCGCGGGGTGGGAGGAGCTGAAGGCAGAGCAGGCCCGACGGCGCGAGAGCAACGACCCCGTCCAGCTCGGGCTGGGCATCTCGACCTTCACCGAGATGTGCGGTCTGGCACCCTCACGTGTCCTCGGGTCGCTCGACTACGCCGCAGGCGGCTGGGAGAGCGCATCAGTTCGGGTCCTGCCCACCGGCAAGGTCGAGGTCGTCACCGGCATCAGCCCGCACGGCCAGGGGCACGTCACCGGCTTCAGCCAGATCGTCGCCGACCGGCTCGGGGTGCCCTTCGAGGACGTCGAGATCATCCACGGCGACACCCAGAGCTCACCCAAGGGACTGGACACCTACGGGTCCCGGTCGTTGACGGTCGGTGGTGTCGCGGTCGTCCAGGCGGTCGACAAGGTGATCGAGAAGGCACGCAAGATCGCCGCGCACATGATGGAGGCCAACGAGGACGACCTCGAGTACGCCGACGGGAAGTTCTCCGTCGCCGGCGCCCCGAGCTCGTCGGTGCCCTTCGGGGACATCGCCTTCGCGGTGTTCTCCGCGCACGACCTGCCCGAGGGCATGGAGCCGACGCTGAACTCGGAGGCCACCTACGACCCGGGCAACTTCTCCTTCCCCCACGGCACCCACCTGTGCGCCGTCGAGGTGGACACCGAGACCGGGCACGTCGCCATCCGCACCTACGCGTGCGTCGACGACATCGGGACACCGATCAACCCGATGCTCATCGACGGCCAGGTGCACGGCGGACTCGCCCAGGGGATCGCCCAGGCGTTGTACGAGGAGGCGGTCTACGACGACGACGGCAACCTCGTCACCGGTTCCTTCGTGGACTACACCTTGCCCACGGCGGCGGACCTGCCCACCTTCCACACCGACCGGACGGTGACCCCGTCCACGGACAACCCCTTGGGGGTCAAGGGTGTCGGCGAGGCCGGCACCATCGCCTCCACCCCCGCGGTCGTCAACGCCGTCGTCGACGCGTTGCGGCCCCTCGGCATCAACGACATCACGATGCCATGCACCCC
- a CDS encoding methylated-DNA--[protein]-cysteine S-methyltransferase, which yields MTTRHALLPTSIGELTAVLDGAPGAPVLVGLYFPGHWTLPDPDTFGRRTGTDEPVLTALATQLGEYLDGERRDFDLPLDLRGGEHHRRVWQRLTRIPYGETLTYGELAHELGGAAQSVGRAVGANPISIVVPCHRVVGADGSLTGYAGGIERKRALLALEEPAAQERDALF from the coding sequence ATGACCACTCGGCACGCGCTGCTCCCGACAAGCATCGGCGAGCTCACTGCCGTCCTCGATGGGGCCCCCGGTGCACCTGTGCTGGTCGGCCTGTACTTCCCGGGGCACTGGACGCTGCCGGACCCGGACACCTTCGGGCGGCGTACGGGCACGGACGAGCCGGTCCTGACCGCTCTCGCGACCCAGCTGGGGGAGTACCTCGACGGGGAGCGACGCGATTTCGACCTGCCGCTCGACCTGCGCGGCGGCGAGCACCACCGACGGGTCTGGCAGCGGCTGACCCGCATCCCCTACGGCGAGACCCTCACCTACGGCGAGCTCGCCCATGAGCTCGGTGGCGCCGCCCAGTCGGTCGGCCGGGCGGTCGGTGCCAACCCGATCTCGATCGTCGTGCCCTGCCACCGTGTCGTCGGGGCGGACGGCTCACTCACGGGATATGCGGGTGGGATCGAGCGCAAGCGAGCGCTGCTCGCGCTCGAGGAGCCGGCGGCCCAGGAGCGCGATGCCCTCTTCTGA
- a CDS encoding NADPH:quinone oxidoreductase family protein has product MSIRAWQAQQLGTPADVLTLVEAPSPTPGPGQVRVQVRASAVNFADTLMCAGEYQVRPEPPFVPGLEVCGDVLEVGEGVTHVAVGDRVLGGTAVPHGGFASECLMEAIKTYPAPAGLDDAASAALMISYQTGWFGLHRRAALHEGETLLVHAASGGVGSAAVQLGKAAGARVIGVVGGTDKVAIAERMGCDVVIDRKAEDIITRVKEVTQGHGADVVYDPVGGSAYTASTKCIAFEGRIIIVGFASGRIPEPRLNHAMVKNYTILGLHWGLYEQHDPQSVQDCHAELVRLADAGQIEPLVAERFDFADTPAALTRIAGGSSTGRIVITA; this is encoded by the coding sequence ATGAGCATCCGCGCGTGGCAGGCCCAACAGCTCGGCACCCCGGCCGACGTCCTCACCCTCGTCGAGGCCCCCAGCCCGACGCCCGGCCCCGGGCAGGTGCGCGTGCAGGTGCGCGCGAGCGCGGTGAACTTCGCCGACACCCTCATGTGCGCCGGCGAGTACCAGGTCAGGCCCGAGCCCCCCTTCGTCCCCGGCCTGGAGGTGTGCGGTGACGTGCTCGAGGTCGGCGAGGGCGTGACCCACGTGGCCGTCGGCGACCGGGTGCTCGGCGGGACCGCGGTGCCGCACGGCGGCTTCGCGAGCGAGTGCCTCATGGAGGCGATCAAGACCTACCCCGCGCCGGCGGGCCTGGACGACGCGGCCAGCGCCGCGCTGATGATCAGCTACCAGACCGGCTGGTTCGGTCTGCACCGGCGGGCCGCCCTGCACGAAGGGGAGACCCTCCTCGTCCACGCTGCCTCCGGTGGCGTCGGGTCGGCTGCCGTCCAGCTGGGCAAGGCCGCAGGAGCGCGGGTCATCGGCGTCGTCGGCGGCACCGACAAGGTCGCCATCGCCGAACGGATGGGCTGCGACGTGGTCATCGACCGCAAGGCCGAGGACATCATCACCAGGGTCAAGGAGGTCACCCAGGGGCACGGCGCCGACGTCGTCTACGACCCGGTGGGCGGCTCGGCCTACACCGCGAGCACGAAGTGCATCGCCTTCGAGGGACGGATCATCATCGTCGGCTTCGCCAGCGGGCGCATCCCCGAGCCGCGCCTGAACCACGCGATGGTCAAGAACTACACGATCCTCGGCCTGCACTGGGGACTGTACGAGCAGCACGACCCGCAGTCGGTGCAGGACTGCCATGCCGAGCTGGTGCGCCTGGCCGACGCCGGCCAGATCGAGCCGCTCGTGGCGGAGCGGTTCGACTTCGCGGACACCCCCGCCGCGCTGACTCGGATCGCCGGTGGCTCGAGCACCGGCCGGATCGTCATCACGGCCTGA
- a CDS encoding XdhC family protein, whose protein sequence is MRDVLEELVQWWRAGEDVAMGTVVATWRSSPRGPGASMLIGPGGQAVGSVSGGCVEGAVYEVGEEVLHDGTPQLHRYGVSDDDAMAVGLTCGGILDIYVEKVSPTTFPELEGVAEDIDGGRPVAVATVVEHPDPAWVGRRMVVHHEDHSGAIGSDRADAAVLDDVRGLLAGGHSETLTYGPDGERRGEGMRVFAAVYAPAPRMLVFGAIDFAAACARIGSFLGYEVTVCDARPVFATRTRFPEADEVVVDWPHRYLTAQLEAGRIDSRTVICLLTHDPKFDVPLLEVALRAPQVAYVGAMGSRRTHDDRMARLRESGLTQEELDRLSSPIGLDLGARTPEETAVSIAAEIIAHRWGGQGQPLTDTRGPIHHTNRDGAPDEEAPALLDHQIMT, encoded by the coding sequence GTGCGTGACGTGCTCGAGGAACTGGTCCAGTGGTGGCGTGCCGGCGAGGACGTCGCCATGGGCACGGTCGTGGCGACCTGGCGCTCATCGCCCCGGGGGCCGGGCGCCTCGATGCTCATCGGACCCGGCGGCCAGGCCGTGGGATCGGTCTCCGGAGGGTGCGTCGAGGGTGCGGTCTACGAGGTCGGCGAAGAAGTCCTCCACGACGGCACACCGCAGCTGCATCGGTACGGCGTCAGCGATGACGACGCGATGGCGGTGGGCCTGACCTGCGGTGGGATCCTCGACATCTACGTCGAGAAGGTCTCCCCGACGACCTTCCCCGAGCTCGAGGGCGTCGCCGAGGACATCGACGGTGGGCGACCCGTGGCCGTCGCGACGGTCGTCGAGCACCCCGACCCCGCGTGGGTGGGGCGTCGGATGGTCGTCCACCACGAGGACCACTCCGGGGCCATCGGCAGCGACCGTGCCGATGCGGCGGTCCTCGACGACGTGCGCGGACTGCTCGCCGGAGGCCACAGCGAGACCCTCACCTACGGCCCCGACGGTGAGCGACGGGGGGAGGGCATGCGGGTCTTCGCCGCCGTGTACGCGCCTGCCCCGCGGATGCTCGTCTTCGGCGCGATCGACTTCGCTGCCGCCTGTGCGCGGATCGGGTCCTTCCTCGGCTACGAGGTCACCGTGTGCGACGCGCGCCCGGTCTTCGCGACGCGGACCCGCTTCCCCGAGGCCGACGAGGTGGTCGTCGACTGGCCGCACCGGTACCTCACTGCCCAGCTGGAGGCGGGGCGCATCGACTCGCGCACGGTCATCTGCCTGCTCACCCATGACCCGAAGTTCGACGTGCCACTGCTCGAGGTGGCGCTGCGTGCCCCGCAGGTCGCCTACGTCGGCGCCATGGGCTCGCGCCGCACGCACGACGACCGGATGGCCCGGCTGCGGGAGAGCGGCCTGACGCAGGAGGAGCTGGACCGGTTGTCCAGCCCGATCGGTCTGGACCTGGGCGCGCGCACTCCAGAGGAGACCGCGGTGAGCATCGCCGCCGAGATCATCGCCCACCGCTGGGGAGGGCAGGGCCAGCCCCTGACCGACACCCGCGGACCGATCCACCACACGAACCGTGACGGGGCACCCGACGAAGAAGCCCCGGCACTCCTGGACCACCAGATCATGACCTGA
- a CDS encoding methylated-DNA--[protein]-cysteine S-methyltransferase, translated as MNDLDHLHAALVEHAAAADLLDVAYRVLDSPLGPLLVAATGAGVVRVAFALEGHDAVLADLADRVSPRVLRAPARLDTAAHALTDYLEGRSQRVDVPVDLRLLSGYRRQVVDALPTIGYGRTATYAELAAATGRPRAVRAVGGACANNPVPLVLPCHRVVRSDGSEGGYRGGPEAKRLLLALERRGASSSPHPPLPWPQ; from the coding sequence ATGAACGACCTCGACCATCTGCATGCTGCCCTCGTCGAGCATGCCGCCGCCGCGGACCTGCTCGACGTCGCCTACCGCGTCCTCGACTCGCCGCTGGGGCCGCTGCTCGTCGCGGCGACGGGTGCGGGTGTGGTCCGGGTGGCCTTCGCACTGGAGGGCCACGACGCCGTCCTGGCCGACCTGGCCGACCGCGTGAGCCCCCGGGTGCTGCGCGCCCCCGCACGACTGGACACGGCCGCGCACGCGCTCACCGACTACCTCGAGGGTCGCTCGCAACGGGTGGACGTGCCCGTCGATCTGCGCCTGCTCAGCGGCTACCGCCGTCAGGTCGTCGACGCCCTGCCGACGATCGGGTACGGGCGCACCGCGACGTACGCAGAGCTGGCGGCCGCCACCGGACGACCGCGGGCCGTCAGGGCGGTCGGCGGCGCCTGCGCCAACAACCCGGTCCCGCTGGTCCTGCCGTGCCACCGGGTGGTCCGCAGCGACGGGAGCGAAGGGGGCTACCGCGGCGGGCCCGAGGCGAAGCGGTTGTTGCTGGCCCTGGAGCGCCGCGGCGCGTCGTCGTCACCGCACCCCCCCTTGCCGTGGCCGCAGTGA
- the pepN gene encoding aminopeptidase N, whose protein sequence is MPSLTRDEAVHRADLLSVTRMEVELDLDRGPETFRSRTRIHLTARGDGTTFLDCKPVTLHSATLDGQPLDVASLEQGRLPLTVTAGEHVVEVEATMGFSHDGEGLHRATDPADGEDYVFSHLFLDAAPAVFACLDQPDIKAPYAVSVQAPEQWKVIGNGASTVSEGGVWHLAETKPLSTYFVALCAGPYVSVHDEHDGINLGLWARASMAGQLREHADEMLAVTRASFDYFHSIFGIRYPFDDYDQVFVPEFNAGAMENPGCVVLRDSYLFRGAVGRDELLTRANTISHEMAHMWFGDLVSPQWWDDLWLNESFAEYMAHRCLVEATEYTEAWIDSTMSRKSWGYSAERKPSTHPVAGSPAPDAKSALANFDGISYAKGAAVIRQLIEFIGDDAFLTGIRAYLSAHSFGNGTLADFLRAMEEASGRELDTWSRGWLETAGVDALEVARMAGTLCRTAPEEYPAERPHVLDIATYEGGVQTSRVDLTLEGTEATVPGVDMEAPLVLPNAGDRTWATPILDEQSLDALRGQLPMLSDAQARAVIWIGLRDGVAMARVDPRLLVDLGEDALVTEDNDSIFSRAGMHLTGRVIRVLLPDEEESAARARMARVGEKVLAAADPGSSRALHAARLIARTTDDVEGRLVPWADGRDLPAGLEGDADFRWILLGQLSRRGVIGAEEIDRALAEDRTMTGQLGALTARAAIPTAQAKAQAWADLTTNRERSNHELVAISAGFWGPEDLSLVEPYVERYFTEVPRMTAWLGEDALSQVTAMNYPSRFVSEETLALSRSCLARADLQQGVRRKMVDAQSELEEALASRRAFPG, encoded by the coding sequence GTGCCCTCCCTGACCCGTGACGAAGCCGTCCACCGCGCCGACCTGCTGTCCGTGACCCGGATGGAGGTCGAGCTCGACCTCGACCGGGGGCCCGAGACCTTTCGCTCCCGCACCCGCATCCACCTCACCGCCCGCGGTGACGGGACGACCTTCCTCGACTGCAAGCCGGTCACGCTGCACTCGGCCACCCTCGACGGACAGCCGCTCGACGTGGCCTCCCTCGAGCAGGGGCGACTGCCGTTGACGGTGACCGCCGGTGAGCACGTGGTAGAGGTCGAGGCGACGATGGGTTTCAGCCACGACGGCGAGGGCCTGCACCGGGCGACCGACCCCGCCGACGGCGAGGACTACGTCTTCAGCCACCTTTTCCTCGACGCCGCGCCCGCGGTCTTCGCCTGCCTCGACCAGCCCGACATCAAGGCCCCCTACGCGGTGTCCGTCCAGGCTCCGGAGCAGTGGAAGGTCATCGGCAACGGTGCCTCGACGGTCAGCGAAGGGGGCGTGTGGCACCTCGCGGAGACCAAGCCGCTGTCCACGTACTTCGTCGCGCTGTGCGCCGGGCCGTACGTGTCCGTGCACGACGAGCACGACGGGATCAACCTCGGCTTGTGGGCGCGTGCGTCGATGGCCGGGCAGCTCCGGGAGCACGCGGACGAGATGCTCGCGGTGACCCGGGCCAGCTTCGACTACTTCCACTCGATCTTCGGCATCCGCTACCCCTTCGACGACTACGACCAGGTCTTCGTCCCGGAGTTCAACGCCGGCGCGATGGAGAACCCCGGCTGCGTCGTGCTGCGAGACTCCTACCTCTTCCGCGGGGCGGTGGGGCGCGACGAGCTGCTCACCCGCGCCAACACGATCAGCCACGAGATGGCGCACATGTGGTTCGGCGACCTCGTCAGCCCGCAGTGGTGGGATGACCTGTGGCTCAACGAGTCCTTCGCCGAGTACATGGCCCACCGCTGCCTGGTGGAGGCCACGGAGTACACGGAGGCGTGGATCGACTCGACGATGTCGCGCAAGTCATGGGGTTACTCGGCCGAGCGCAAGCCCTCGACCCACCCGGTCGCCGGCTCACCCGCACCCGATGCGAAGTCCGCCCTCGCCAACTTCGACGGCATCTCCTACGCCAAGGGCGCCGCGGTCATCCGCCAGCTGATCGAGTTCATCGGGGACGACGCCTTCCTCACCGGTATCCGGGCGTACCTGAGCGCGCACTCCTTCGGCAACGGCACGCTCGCGGACTTCCTGCGCGCGATGGAGGAGGCGAGCGGGCGCGAGCTGGACACGTGGAGCCGCGGCTGGCTCGAGACCGCCGGTGTCGACGCCCTCGAGGTGGCCCGGATGGCCGGGACGCTCTGCCGTACCGCTCCGGAGGAGTACCCCGCGGAGCGTCCGCACGTCCTCGACATCGCGACCTACGAAGGGGGCGTGCAGACCTCCCGCGTCGACCTCACCCTCGAGGGAACCGAGGCCACCGTGCCCGGCGTCGACATGGAGGCGCCCCTCGTGCTGCCGAACGCCGGCGACCGTACGTGGGCCACGCCCATCCTCGACGAGCAGTCCCTCGACGCCCTGCGCGGCCAGCTGCCGATGCTGTCCGACGCCCAGGCGCGGGCGGTCATCTGGATCGGGCTGCGGGATGGCGTTGCCATGGCGCGCGTCGACCCGCGCCTGCTGGTCGACCTCGGCGAGGACGCGCTGGTCACCGAGGACAACGACTCGATCTTCTCCCGCGCCGGGATGCACCTGACCGGTCGCGTCATCCGCGTGCTGCTGCCGGACGAGGAGGAGAGCGCCGCAAGGGCGCGCATGGCCCGCGTCGGTGAGAAGGTCCTCGCCGCTGCCGACCCGGGGTCCTCACGGGCGCTGCACGCCGCCCGCCTGATCGCCCGCACCACGGACGACGTCGAGGGCCGCTTGGTGCCCTGGGCCGACGGGCGCGACCTGCCCGCCGGCCTCGAGGGCGATGCCGACTTCCGGTGGATCCTGCTGGGGCAGCTCAGCCGCCGTGGTGTCATCGGCGCCGAGGAGATCGACCGTGCACTGGCCGAGGACAGGACGATGACCGGGCAGCTCGGCGCGCTGACCGCCCGCGCCGCGATCCCCACCGCTCAGGCGAAGGCGCAGGCCTGGGCGGACCTGACGACCAACCGGGAGCGCAGCAACCACGAGCTCGTCGCCATCTCGGCCGGCTTCTGGGGGCCGGAGGACCTCTCGCTCGTCGAGCCCTACGTCGAGCGGTACTTCACCGAGGTCCCGCGGATGACCGCATGGCTCGGCGAGGACGCCCTCTCGCAGGTGACCGCGATGAACTACCCCTCACGCTTCGTCAGCGAGGAGACGCTCGCGCTGTCGCGGTCCTGCCTCGCCCGCGCTGACCTGCAGCAGGGGGTGCGCCGCAAGATGGTCGACGCGCAGTCCGAGCTGGAGGAGGCCCTTGCCTCGCGGAGGGCCTTCCCGGGCTGA